The region TAAGATCCCTTACTTATGCTCATGTATATTCATTCTTCTCATTATTTCAAATGAATGCAAACAAATCACATCCGAGGTTTTGTTGTGAGTTCTTAAAGCTCAGAGATACAAGGTACAAAAAACTGGAACAAGCACAAATTAAAATGCATGGAGGAATATGAATGTATGTTGTTACTTTATATGCTGTCACAGAACTCCAAGAAAACATTGAGGGAAAAAATTAAGCCAAATTTGTCAACATGGGGATAGGAATGAAACCTTAATCTCCTCACTAAATTCATCACATCTATTGTCTTATTGCTAAGAGTCATTGTCAGAAGAAATTACCCTTCTCTATAAGCCCTGCCTTCCATTAAGGATTCCCTGGTAATTAACTGTGCTTATACTTTTATTATTATGAATTAGTTTTTGAGGACATTAAATTTTTTCATAAGCTCTAGCTTTATATCAGTAGAACgaaaaaaaattgtcaaaaaATATGCCCATTTATGTATCCATAAGGATTTCACTCTAAGGGATCACAAAGGACATCAAGGGTTTCAGTGCTGATTCAGGCAAGGACCCTATATGGGATCCTTGCTGCAAACAGGCAAAACTATGTGTTAAGGGGCTTATGGAGTTCAAACCTACATGTATAGGAACAAAGAGGATGCAACCGTAGAATCATGTCGGCAAGAGagtatttctgttctgtttttctgagcaGGTCTTCATTGAAGAGCTAGCCCAAACTCTTATCCCTGGGTTGCTTTTAACCCTTTCCCTGTCACAGCAAGAACCTCTCACCCAAGTCTGCTGGGCTTGTCCAGGGCAGTAGGCTGAAACGTGGCCAATACTTTCAGCATGACTGGAGAAACCACTTTGTGTTGAGGGCAAAGACGAAATCACTCCGCGCTCATAACACTCAAAAATGAGAATACAGTGCCCTGCAGCCTGTTCAGGATGTTGGACCACAGTCCCTTGGGCAATAACCCAAGGTTATTAAAACCcactatttttaaatttaaaaagatgcAGACTAGATACAAGGATGATATTTTTTatagtgagggtggtgaaacactggcacaggttgcccagagaggtagtAGATGCCCcaccctggagacattcaaggccaggctggatggagctctgagccacctgatctagttgaagacgTCCCTACCCATTGCCAGGGGTTTGGACTAGGTGACTTTTAAAGGTCCCTTACAGcccaaactatcctatgattctgtggttctatgaacCACAGCATGGTTCTGGTAGCACACAGAAACTGTGGGAACATCCCCACAAAAGGCGGGTATGCTTCCAGAAGAGTGCAGCTCCACTGAAAGCCCAGCTGCTCAGGCCATCCTTCAGCACTCTCTACTCTCTTATATCTGAATGAGGATAATGCTGGTGCCACTCACATGGCTCAACCATTTGGTGAGAACAGTGTCTGTGTGCAGCAAACACAGCAGGACTCAGTCTGGGTAGCCCCACTCTTGGAGGGATCTATAAGCACAGGAGCTGTTGCTTTCCAATcccaaaataaagcagctccatGCACCAGAGGTACCCAGGCACCCATCACCTGCCTCCAGCAGGTGCAGAGGGGGATGTGTACCCAACATTTGACATACGCTTTTTTCACACTAATGATGCctagtattttatttctccagCCATACAGCTATGAGCAAGTTGTTCCTAATGGAAAAGTGGTGTACCCTGAAACTTCATAAAGAGGACAGGGAAGCCTCTAGCCCACCTCTCCCTTTGTCAAATTTTCACAATTTAGCAACTGTAAAGAACAAGAATGAGTCAATCACCACAAAAACATTCTGGTATTATAATTCCACaaataatagtttaaaaataaaacaaaataaaaacaacaagaagCAACCCTATGTGTGAAAAACCTTGTAGATAtaaactggctttttttttctatataagGAGAAAAGCTATCTGCAATTTAGTTATTAGTGACCCCAGGGAAGGTACATCTCACATGAGATCACATGAGTAAAGTTAGATGCTCAGACTGCCCCAGGTCATTACCTATGGCTTAGGTGTCTAAATTACAGCCAATAGCTCCATCCTGCCTGTTCAGAACTGCCAGCCCCAAACAGGAATTCTGCCACTTTGGAAATCTGCCCTGTGTAAGGGCAAACACTTACAACATGCAATTCAGATTTATGCCATTCCATTGCACTTTACACGTGCACCtccacagcacagctctgggCCACTGACAAATGTCTTTCTGCTGTTGCTGGTGCCCTGGAAAGAGTGggatgctgctggcagcagctgggggcacagcagctgctgtctATGGGGTGGCATCAGCCACCACgagccatagaatcatagatcagtttgggctggaagggactttcaaaggtcgtctagtccaaccccctgcaacgagcagggacatcttcgactggaccaggttgctccgagccccatccagcctggcctgcaaTGTCGccggggatggggcatctaccacctctctgggcgacctgtgccagtgtttcaccaccctcactgtaaaaaaatttatcatgtctaacctgaatctcccctctttcagtttaaaaccattaccccttgtgctATCGCAACAGGACCTGCTAAAAACTCTGTCCTCatcctttaagtactgaaaggctgcactgaattctccctggagccttctcttctccaggctgaacaaccccaactctctcagcctgtcctcacagcagagctcttccagccctctgatcatttttgtggcctcctctggaccccctccaacaggtccatgtctttcctgtactaaCAGCTCCAGAACTGGACAAGCCAAGCTGCACATTTGAAGCCTTTCCCAAAAATTACAGTGGCAGAAATGCCTTTTAGCACCGCACTCGGTACATGCAGGTTCTTCAGCATGCGGGGCACCGCACCTTGGAAAGGCTGCAAAGCGGGAGGTGGAAGGGGTTGACCCCCCAGAGAAAGAGGCGCAGTGATCCGCCGGATCAGGCCCTAACTCGGCGGCCCGTCCCCAGCAGGCGGCCCGGCAGCAGACGCTCGCAGTCCGCCGCAGCTCCCGCGCACCCCGCGGAGGCGGCTCCGGCACGAACCCGAGCGCTCACCCACCGGGGCCGCTCCCTGCGCCGGGAGTGGCGAGCGCGGCGGCGGATTGGCTGTCCGGGTGGCGGGGCGGGCGCAGCCGCGGGCGGGCGCGCGGGGCGGCCGGCAGCGCGCACACGCGGAGCCCCGACGGGACGGCAGCTGCGGGTGCGCGCGGGCAGCTCGGGCGCGGAGGGGCGCGGGATTTTCtctgccccccacccccttgtttgtttttctcttttcttttctttttcctttttttttctttttcctcttttttttttcccttccctcccaggACTGGAAGCGGGAGCCGCGTCCCTGCAACTGCTATGCCAACTGAACTCTCCCGGGCCGTGAGAATGCACGCCATCTCCGACCTCCACTCCTCCCTCACCCTGCGACTCCTCAACAAGGGGCCCGAGTACCTCCGCAGGCAGATGGAGGCCGGCAGCCCGGGCAGGAAAAGTGCCGTGGAGAGGCTGGCAGCCGATAAGGCCAAGTACGTAAAAAGCCAGCAGGTAATCAGCACCAAGCAGGAACCTGTCATCGTGCTTAGCTCAGCCTCAGAGAGCAGCTGCGAGACCTGCTCTGTGGAGAGCAAAAAAATCAGCAGGGACTtgggcagagggaaggggaCGAAGCCCCTGGAGCTGGCCAAGGCCGTGTACTCCTGCCGTGCCCCCCTGCAGCACGGCCCCCCCATAGCCAGGCGCAGCACGCCCAGGAGGCAGATGCGGCCGGATTCCCTGGTGATTTACCGCCAGAAATGTGAGTTTGGGAGAGGTCAAAGTCAGGACAGCTCACGGGGGAACTTGGTAAGGAGGATCTTCCAAGGGTCTGTAAAGGAGAAGCATTTGGCTTCCCCTGAGATGCCCAGAGTCATGGAGGACACCGCAC is a window of Columba livia isolate bColLiv1 breed racing homer chromosome 3, bColLiv1.pat.W.v2, whole genome shotgun sequence DNA encoding:
- the FAM110C gene encoding protein FAM110C — translated: MPTELSRAVRMHAISDLHSSLTLRLLNKGPEYLRRQMEAGSPGRKSAVERLAADKAKYVKSQQVISTKQEPVIVLSSASESSCETCSVESKKISRDLGRGKGTKPLELAKAVYSCRAPLQHGPPIARRSTPRRQMRPDSLVIYRQKCEFGRGQSQDSSRGNLVRRIFQGSVKEKHLASPEMPRVMEDTAPTESKEPLSAKDSDREPSNCGAEQTISVSTEAQGVCTKEHERPSKLSIPPEEAKEVKRRGLHRSQSDISSRYSKSFSEFDTFFKYCGLKQEVIEDLGRENFSVVSDNVSFKIRSISVATSESDFTRHSGDEGLLEDELTEQVPSSTSVIERNARIIKWLYTCKKARETNKVIQELV